From the genome of Leptotrichia sp. HSP-342:
CAATAAGATGATTATGACGGCTCAGGAAGTTATGAATGAAATTTTAAAAGTAAAGGGATTTATAAAAACTGGTGGGGTTACTGTATCTGGCGGTGAGCCTTTGATGCAGCCTGAATTTTTGATGGAGCTGTTTAAGCTTTGTCGTGAAAATGGGATTCAAACGGCACTTGATACATCCGGGTATATTTTCTCTGATAAGGCAAAACAGGTGCTTGAGCTTGTTGATATGGTTCTGCTTGATATTAAGCACATAAATCCTGAAAAATATAAAATATTGACTTCAGTGGAGCTTGATAATACATTAAAATTTGCAAAATATTTGAATGAGATTAATAAGCCGACTTGGTTAAGATATGTGTTAGTTCCTGGATATTCTGATGATGAAAATGATTTGCATGAGTGGGCAAAGTTTACTTCCCAGTTAAAAAATGTGGAAAGAGTGGATGTTTTGCCATTTCACCAAATGGGGCAGTATAAGTGGGAAAAAGTTGGGAAAGAATATAAATTAAAGGATACGCCAACACCAACGAGAGAATTAGTTGAAAAAGCTGAAGAAATTTTTAGATCTTATGGGTTGAAATTATTGGATAAATAAAATAAAGGGAATTAGTTCTAGTTTTTGGTTAAAATTTAGAAATGACTCCCTTTTGATTTATTTCAATTATATTTTCATGCGACTCTTTTATTAGGCAACTTACATTAAATTTTATTTAAAAAAGGAGTTTGAGCATATTTCAATTAGCTAATTAAACTTTGTGAATAAATTATCTCTTTTATCTGTCCTAAGTTATTTGCCTTGCCAATTCCTATACTAATTGCTTTAGTTTTGAAGGGGGTAAAATTGTAATTTAAGATAAATGAATTTATTTTGGATGAATTTTCCTGAGTGAGCAAGGTTATATGCGGATCAAAGTTCATAAATACATCTGGAGAGCCATATAAATTGAACAATTTTTCTTTTTCAGGAAAGTACCTTACCCACTCAGGAGTTTCTATGTCTTTCTTACGGTACTTAGTTAGGTTGACTGTAATTTCATCTGCAAGCTGCTGAATATTTTGATTATTTTTGGCATAAACTGCAAGCGTTTTTCTTTCTGTTTTTTCTAACTTGTAAAATTCCATATCAAAAGATTTTGTCTGGTTTGCAATTTTTTCGACAGTTTCCTTGATTTTATATAGAGAATTTTTTTCATATTTTGTAAGATATAATGTCACATGTATAACATATCCTTGTGTATAAAGGTTTTCAATTTGATTTTCCTCTAATTTCTTTGAAATATTTTTAATATTTTTAGTTGCACTATTATCCATAATTATGAAAACGTTATAATTTTCATTTGTACTGGAATCGGAACTAAAAAAATTAAATAAAATCGCTCCTCCAATAATAATGAAGAATATTTCTGCATCACTAAAACTTTGATCTGAAGCAGAAACGTTAGAATTGTCATTAGAAGTACTGTAATCTGCATTGGAAAAAATATTAAAACAAAATAGTATAAAAGCTAAAAAAAATATTTTTTTTATCATAATAAAGCCTCCTAGAATTTCTATTTTAGATTACTTTTATTTATTATCATTATACCTTAAAAAAATCTAAAAACAATGTTTAATAAATATTTTAGTTAGCTTTGATTATTTTTTATATAATCTGTTCAATTCTATAATTTAATTCGCCAAAATCAATAATTTTAGCTTGTCTGTGTATCTCTCTGCCTTCATAAAATAGAATAACTACTGGGACTGAAAATAGACTTAATTGCCCAACAGCTTCAGGAATTTCAGATGCTTTGATATAATAAGCGGGGAAATTTTGTTCATTAACAATTTTCTCAACTTTTGGCATATCAACCTGACAAACGCTGCAATTATTCATTGAAACGTATAATAAAAAATATTCTTCTTCTTTTATTTTATTAAGTATTTGTTCATAATTTTCAAGTTTTTTCATAGAATTTTTTCCTTTTTTATTTTTTAAATTTTACCGAATAAATTATATTTTTTGCTTGCCCCAAATCGTCAACTTGAGCGATTCCTATACCAATGACTTTAGATTTGAAAGGTTTAAAATCATATTTTGAAGTAAATGCATCTATTTTTGCTGAATCCTCTGGAGTAAGTAAAGTTATGTGCGGATCAAAACTTGTAAATACGTTTGGAGAGCCGTACAAATTAAAGGATTTTACTTTTTCAGGAATAGATTTTGCCCAGTCGGGAACTTTTGCGTCCTTTGCACGATATTTGTTTAAGCTAACTGTTATTTCGTCTGCAAGCTGTTGTATAGCTTCATTGTTTTGAGCATCAAGCATAAACCAGTTTCCGCCAGTTTTTCTTAATCTGTAAAACTCTATATCAAAAGACTTTGTCTGATTTGCAATCTTATTGACAGTATCTTTTATTGTTTTTAGTGCTTCAGGATTATATTCTGTAAGATAAAGTGTCAGATGAACTGCATATCCTTTGGAATAAAGGCTTTCGATTCCTGCATCTTTAAGCCCTTTTGAAATGTTCTCCACATTTTTAGTTGCATTGTTATCCATAATTACAAAAACATTATAATTTACATTGGAAAAAACGTTGATACAAAACATTAAAAAAATCGAAAAAAATAATTTTTTCATAATAAAACCTCCTAAATTTTTTGTTTCAAATTACTTTTACTACAATTATACCTTAAAATATTTTAAAAACAAGATTTAAACAATATTTTAGTCTAAATTTGACTGATTTCAATACGTTTATTTTATTTTTTTGTAAGTTTATATAAAAATTCATAAAGAAGATTATTCATTTCATCGTAGCTATTGCTACGTATAGTTTGAGGAGATTGAACAAAAGGTAAAGTTTGGCTATCCTGCTCAAGAGTTTTATCTGAATCTATTAACAATTCAGTTAGAGCTTTTGTAAATTCGAGATGACATTGAAAGCCATAATGTTTTTCACTATATTTTATAATCTGTCGTGGACACCCTTTACTTGCTGCCAAGACTTTTGCAGTATCTGTTAATCCTGGCATATCGCTATGCCAATGCCCTACAGTAGCTTGTTTTTCAAAATGTTTTATGTTGTCATCTTCCAGTCCATCTTTTGTTAGTTCAATTGGAAAATTTCCTATTTCACGGAAAGGGCTTTTTTCTGTTTTGCCACCAAATGCTTCTCCTAGCAATTGAGCACCAAGACATACTCCGACTACAAATTTATCTGCCTTTACAGCTTTTCTGATTAATTCAATTTCAGCTTTTGCATCAAAATATGGAAATTCGTTGTTATCTCCAATAGGACTCTGCGGTCCGCCCATCACAATTAAAAAATCAAATGAATCTGCATTTTCAGGTAACTTTTCATATTGATATACTTTTGTTGTGGAAATATCGTGTCCAGAAAGTGCTGCCCAAGCAAGATAAGCTCCTGGCGCTTCAAATGCTTCGTGTAATATAAAGTGTATTTTCATTGGTGTTCTCCTTTAGTTTTTGAGTTTATTATATAATTTTCCATAAGATATTTCAATAGAGTAATTTTAAAGTGTAAATTTAAAGAAATTTTATAATAAAATTGAAAAAACTTATAAAAATCATCTTGATATATGGTATAATACTTGTAATGTGAGAAAAGTTTTTAGGAGAGAAAATTGTTAAAAATAGGAATTGTAGCTGAATATAATCCATTTCACAACGGACATTTGTATCAAATCAGGAAAATTAAAGAGATATTTGGTGAAGATGTCTTGATTGTGGTAGTGATAAGTGGAGATTTTGTTCAACGGGGAGAAATTTCGTTTTTGGATAAGTGGGAGAAAACACAGGTTAGCTTAGGATGCGGAGTTGATTTGGTTGTGGAGTTGCCACTTTATTATTCGATTCAGAATGCTGAGATTTTTTCAAGAATGGCAACAAAAATTTTGGATTATTTGGGAATAGATATTCAGGTTTTTGGAGCGGAAGAGGAAAATATTGAGATTTTGCAAAAGGTGCTTGAACTGCAGAAAAGGCAGGATTATAAGGACAAGCTTATGGAATATATGAAAAAAGGCAACAGTTACAGCACTTCTCAAAGACTGGCATTAAAGGAATATAATTTAGATGGAATTGTGAAGTCAAATAATATTTTGGCTCTGGAATATATGCGTGAGATAGAAAATAGCAATCTTAAAATAAAACCGTATATTATAAAAAGAGAAATTTCAGAATATAATGAAGAGAACGTTTCTGAGGATAGGGAAGAGTTTGCTAGTGCTTCGTTTTTGAGAAATGAGCTGGAAAAGATTTTGGATAAATTTTCTGAAGAAAAATTTGATTTTGAAAAAATAAAAAATTCTATTATTGAAAAAAAATGTAGTTTTTTAAAAAATAGAGGAGTAGAAAATTCAAAAGAAATTGAAAAAAAAAATTATAATTTTGAGAAAAAGCAAAATATTAGGGAAAAAATAGATTTAGAAAGTTTGAAAAATGTAAAAACAGAAGAAAGAATCTTTTGGAAACTAGAAGAGATTCAGAAATTTTTACCAGAAAAATCATTTGACATTATTTTTAAAAATTTGGAATGGAAGATAAATAACAGATTTAGTGGAGATAAAATAAAGGAAGAAATCTTTAAAATTGTGAAATATAAGATTTTGACAGAAAAAAAAGAAAAAATAATGGAAATATATGATATAACTGAAGAAATTTATGCTAGAATATACGGAACAATGTTGAATTCGCAAAAATATATAGAATTTTTGAAAAATACAAAATCTAGAAATTTATCGAATAAACGTGTAGAACGGATTATTTTGAATATTTTACTAAATATAAAAGCTGATATGATGGATTTTGAAATAAATTATGTAAGAATTTTAGGTTTTAATAAAAAGGGTCAGGAATATTTGAAAAAGATTCGTGAAAATAATAAAATTGAAAACTTTGATACGGAAAATGATTTTCAGAAAAAAGATGTCTTTGTAAATTGGAAGGATATTGAAAAATTTAGAAATTTTGATAAAAATAATCAAAATTTAGAAAATTTTGAGATTCAAGAAAACTTTTTGGAAAAAATACAAGTTGAAAAGAATGGATTTCTGATAAAGGAATTAATTTTAGGCAAAAAAGAGAAGTTAAATCCGATTGTTTGTTTAGATTGAATTGTTTTAACAAATAAAATATAAAAAATTATAAAAGTGAATAACCATAATTTTTGTATAACGAAGATTTAATACAGTTTGTTAGAAAGAAAACTGAAATTAAAAAAATTGTATTAATGAATTTTATAAATAAATAAAAAGAATAGGAGAGGATTATAGGAATGGGATTGTTAATAACAATTAATGTGCTGTTTATGATATTTTTCTTTGTGATAGCATATATGTCGATACGGTATTTTATTAATCAGATTGAAAAATATCCGAGAGTTACATTTGAAGAGGTGTATAACAGTAAAAAATTGAGACAGAAGTATAATATTGAGGATAATAAGGCAAATCCTTATGATTATGGGTATAATTTTAAGGAAATTGAGTATAAGTCAGGGAAAATACAGCTTTATGGATGGCTTATTGAGAATAAGGAAGCTACAAAAACGATGATTATTTCGCATGGTCGTGGTGTAAATAGGCTCGCTTCGTTACAATATTTGGAAATGTTTAAAAATATTGGACTTGACAAGGAGTATAATTTTTTTATTCCAGATTTGAGAAACTCTGGAAAGTCTGATGTGGCTAAAACTAAGATGGGGTACTGCTTTGGACAGGATATTTTTCATACAATGGAAATGCTGAATGAAAGATTTGGAAAGAACAATTTTACACTTTACGGGTTTTCACAAGGAGGAATGGGTTCTGCGATTGCTTCTAAAATGTACGTGAAGGCACTTAGAAAAAAAGGGATTGTGATTGATAAGCTGATTTTGGACAGTTCGATTTCGAATATAAGAAAGAGAATTAAGGAAGATGCAAAAAAACGTCGTGTTCCAAAATTTATTGTAAGTGTTATTGTAAGAATTTTTAATTTAAGAGTTGGAAGCCATCTTGATAAGCTTAGATTATCGTATTTGCTAAAAAGAATACCTACTTTGATAATTCAGTCTAAAAATGACAAGGCTACAACTTATGGAATGCTTATGGAAGAATATAACGAACTTGCACAGAATGAAAATATCAAGCTAAAAGTTTTTGAAAAAGGTTCACACACAAGAATTTATGCTGATCCTGAATGTAAAGATGAATATGTTGAGGCAGTAAAAGAGTTTTTAACAAATTAAAGTTATAAAAAAAATGTTTCTAAATAATTAAAATGTATTTTATAAATCGACGGAGCTTTTATTTGTTCAACTACGATTGTCTGACGACTGGAAGGAGGAGTTTCGGAGTTGGATAAATAAAATTCGAAGTCTAGTCATAGGTATTGCGTAGCAATCTTGCAACAATTTTAATTATCAGGATAAACTTTTACTGCAAGATAAGGATTTGCGGTAATGAGCAATCCTGCGAAAAATAAACAAAATAATTTAATATTGGAAATTAGAAATTATGTTAAATATAAGAAGTTCTAATTTAGCATATAATTCAAAATTTATTAAATAATTGATATTTAAATGGAGAATAATATAAACAATATAAAAAACAGAAAGGTAGAAAATTTAATGAGTTCAAGATTAACGAAAAAAAGTTACATAATTTACGGGCTTGGGGTTTCATATTTTATGATTGACCAGATTTATAATCAATGGCTGTCGTATTACTATTTACCGCCCGAAACGGAGAAAAATTTAGTTCCGCTGTTAAAGCCGCAATATTTAGTTCTAGCGTTTATTTTTGCGAGGATTATTGATGCAATATCAGATCCTGTTGTAGGATTTTTATCTGATAATTCAAAATCACGGTTTGGAAAAAGATCAATATTTATGCTAGTTGGAGGATTACCGCTTGGGATTCTTACGGTTATGTATTTTTATCCAATTAAAAGTTCGCAGATGACAACACTTATTTATTTATCGGTCGTTGGAGGACTGTATTTTACGGCATATACTTTAGTCGCAGCACCGTATAACGCTCTAATTCCAGATTTGGCTTCAAATAAGGAAGAAAGGCTTAACCTTTCTACAATGCAGTCAACTTTTAGGCTCATATTTACTGGGGTTGCGATGGTTCTGCCGGGTATTTTGATTTCAAAATTGGGGGTAGTAAATGGAGTGCTGAATACAGAAGTTGGAATACGTAAAACAGTAATTTTGATTACAATATTGTCAGTTTTAGGGATTTATGCGTGTATATTTTTCCTAAAGGAAAAGCAGCTTACACAAAATCGTCCTAAGACTGAATCGCTTGGGTTTATGAAATCAATTTCACATTTGAAGGATAAGGAAATTATTTTGTATTTTTTAGGATACTTCTTTTTCTTTTGCGGATTTAACATACTTCGTGGAGATTTGACATATTATTTGAGCGCTGTAATGCAAAAGGATATTAAATATTTGACTGTGATATCAGTTGTGCTATTTGGAATGGCGGGGCTATTTTTTCCAATTACAAACAAGTTTGGGAAAAAGTATTCGTATAAGAAAATATTGATTGTGGATATGCTGCTTTTAATAATCGGTACTTTTGGTCTATTGTTTATTAATAAAAATAATTCAATTTTTGCATATTTACTTTTTGTAATTTGTGGAACAGGATTAAGTGGTGCAGCGTTTATTTTCCCACAGGCAATGCTTAGTGAAATTTCTGCAAAACTGTCAGAAACTAAAAAAGTAAGTTTGGAAGGCTTTATGTTTGGAATACAGGGAATGTTTCTAAAATTGGCATTTCTAGTGCAGCAAGTTGTTCAGTCAACTTTACTTGTTGTTGGAAATCAGAATGTTCAGAATGGCGTGAAAGGTGCAACTGAAGTTGGAGTTAAAGTGACACTTGTCGTAGCATTAGCGCTGTTTGGCGTTTCGCTGTTTTTCTATAATCTGAAAAAAGAGGATTAATTTTAGTTAATTATTGATATTTATAAATAAAAAATGGAGGTTTTTATGAAAATTGAAGATTTGCAAAAAAAGGCAAAAACA
Proteins encoded in this window:
- the pflA gene encoding pyruvate formate-lyase-activating protein, with product MKVKGYIHSFESFGTKDGPGIRFVLFLQGCPLRCLYCHNVDTWEIKDNKMIMTAQEVMNEILKVKGFIKTGGVTVSGGEPLMQPEFLMELFKLCRENGIQTALDTSGYIFSDKAKQVLELVDMVLLDIKHINPEKYKILTSVELDNTLKFAKYLNEINKPTWLRYVLVPGYSDDENDLHEWAKFTSQLKNVERVDVLPFHQMGQYKWEKVGKEYKLKDTPTPTRELVEKAEEIFRSYGLKLLDK
- a CDS encoding DUF1045 domain-containing protein — translated: MIKKIFFLAFILFCFNIFSNADYSTSNDNSNVSASDQSFSDAEIFFIIIGGAILFNFFSSDSSTNENYNVFIIMDNSATKNIKNISKKLEENQIENLYTQGYVIHVTLYLTKYEKNSLYKIKETVEKIANQTKSFDMEFYKLEKTERKTLAVYAKNNQNIQQLADEITVNLTKYRKKDIETPEWVRYFPEKEKLFNLYGSPDVFMNFDPHITLLTQENSSKINSFILNYNFTPFKTKAISIGIGKANNLGQIKEIIYSQSLIS
- a CDS encoding thioredoxin family protein, translating into MKKLENYEQILNKIKEEEYFLLYVSMNNCSVCQVDMPKVEKIVNEQNFPAYYIKASEIPEAVGQLSLFSVPVVILFYEGREIHRQAKIIDFGELNYRIEQII
- a CDS encoding 2'-5' RNA ligase family protein, which translates into the protein MKKLFFSIFLMFCINVFSNVNYNVFVIMDNNATKNVENISKGLKDAGIESLYSKGYAVHLTLYLTEYNPEALKTIKDTVNKIANQTKSFDIEFYRLRKTGGNWFMLDAQNNEAIQQLADEITVSLNKYRAKDAKVPDWAKSIPEKVKSFNLYGSPNVFTSFDPHITLLTPEDSAKIDAFTSKYDFKPFKSKVIGIGIAQVDDLGQAKNIIYSVKFKK
- a CDS encoding type 1 glutamine amidotransferase produces the protein MKIHFILHEAFEAPGAYLAWAALSGHDISTTKVYQYEKLPENADSFDFLIVMGGPQSPIGDNNEFPYFDAKAEIELIRKAVKADKFVVGVCLGAQLLGEAFGGKTEKSPFREIGNFPIELTKDGLEDDNIKHFEKQATVGHWHSDMPGLTDTAKVLAASKGCPRQIIKYSEKHYGFQCHLEFTKALTELLIDSDKTLEQDSQTLPFVQSPQTIRSNSYDEMNNLLYEFLYKLTKK
- a CDS encoding nucleotidyltransferase family protein produces the protein MLKIGIVAEYNPFHNGHLYQIRKIKEIFGEDVLIVVVISGDFVQRGEISFLDKWEKTQVSLGCGVDLVVELPLYYSIQNAEIFSRMATKILDYLGIDIQVFGAEEENIEILQKVLELQKRQDYKDKLMEYMKKGNSYSTSQRLALKEYNLDGIVKSNNILALEYMREIENSNLKIKPYIIKREISEYNEENVSEDREEFASASFLRNELEKILDKFSEEKFDFEKIKNSIIEKKCSFLKNRGVENSKEIEKKNYNFEKKQNIREKIDLESLKNVKTEERIFWKLEEIQKFLPEKSFDIIFKNLEWKINNRFSGDKIKEEIFKIVKYKILTEKKEKIMEIYDITEEIYARIYGTMLNSQKYIEFLKNTKSRNLSNKRVERIILNILLNIKADMMDFEINYVRILGFNKKGQEYLKKIRENNKIENFDTENDFQKKDVFVNWKDIEKFRNFDKNNQNLENFEIQENFLEKIQVEKNGFLIKELILGKKEKLNPIVCLD
- a CDS encoding alpha/beta hydrolase, whose protein sequence is MGLLITINVLFMIFFFVIAYMSIRYFINQIEKYPRVTFEEVYNSKKLRQKYNIEDNKANPYDYGYNFKEIEYKSGKIQLYGWLIENKEATKTMIISHGRGVNRLASLQYLEMFKNIGLDKEYNFFIPDLRNSGKSDVAKTKMGYCFGQDIFHTMEMLNERFGKNNFTLYGFSQGGMGSAIASKMYVKALRKKGIVIDKLILDSSISNIRKRIKEDAKKRRVPKFIVSVIVRIFNLRVGSHLDKLRLSYLLKRIPTLIIQSKNDKATTYGMLMEEYNELAQNENIKLKVFEKGSHTRIYADPECKDEYVEAVKEFLTN
- a CDS encoding MFS transporter, coding for MSSRLTKKSYIIYGLGVSYFMIDQIYNQWLSYYYLPPETEKNLVPLLKPQYLVLAFIFARIIDAISDPVVGFLSDNSKSRFGKRSIFMLVGGLPLGILTVMYFYPIKSSQMTTLIYLSVVGGLYFTAYTLVAAPYNALIPDLASNKEERLNLSTMQSTFRLIFTGVAMVLPGILISKLGVVNGVLNTEVGIRKTVILITILSVLGIYACIFFLKEKQLTQNRPKTESLGFMKSISHLKDKEIILYFLGYFFFFCGFNILRGDLTYYLSAVMQKDIKYLTVISVVLFGMAGLFFPITNKFGKKYSYKKILIVDMLLLIIGTFGLLFINKNNSIFAYLLFVICGTGLSGAAFIFPQAMLSEISAKLSETKKVSLEGFMFGIQGMFLKLAFLVQQVVQSTLLVVGNQNVQNGVKGATEVGVKVTLVVALALFGVSLFFYNLKKED